In Pseudoalteromonas marina, a genomic segment contains:
- a CDS encoding YjgN family protein encodes MESIHPTPSQSNESSANPLTPLSSSKVQFSGKGGEFFGIWIVNILLSVLTLGIYSAWAKVRTMRYFYGHTRIDGHSFDYLATPMQILKGRILAVIVFLIYTFAVSFLPLIGFLFAIAFIFLMPWIINQGLRFNMRMTRHRNVRFSFKGDYGEAFINFILLPIASVFTLYLLMPYVLKRIDTYIHSNISYGNKPLAVNLKGETYYLTALICFVVSSITMVIFMAILGLFGLDLLNVENQQAAQDPAKMGVMFGGLMIAYVVMIAIVTAVWKAAIRNHIFNNSQFEDVASFKSQLKPIPYAILLLTNMLAIVFSLGLAYPWTQIRTSKMLAEATTVDIYPGALNLIDTTQEQQSSFAEEAANVFDIDLSLT; translated from the coding sequence CTCTAAAGTACAATTTAGTGGCAAAGGCGGTGAGTTTTTTGGTATTTGGATAGTTAATATCTTACTAAGCGTATTAACATTGGGCATTTATTCTGCCTGGGCAAAAGTGCGTACAATGCGTTATTTTTATGGGCATACTCGTATAGATGGCCACAGCTTTGACTACTTAGCTACTCCAATGCAAATTTTAAAAGGCCGTATTTTAGCCGTTATTGTATTTTTAATTTACACATTTGCTGTCAGCTTTCTTCCACTCATAGGCTTCTTATTTGCCATCGCTTTTATTTTTTTAATGCCGTGGATTATTAACCAAGGCTTACGTTTTAATATGCGTATGACCCGTCATCGTAATGTGCGTTTTTCGTTTAAAGGAGATTACGGCGAAGCCTTCATTAACTTTATTCTTTTACCTATTGCCAGTGTATTTACACTTTATTTATTAATGCCTTATGTTTTAAAGCGCATAGATACTTACATTCACAGTAATATTAGTTACGGTAATAAGCCATTAGCCGTAAACCTCAAAGGTGAAACCTACTACCTTACAGCCCTTATTTGTTTTGTGGTGAGCTCTATCACCATGGTGATATTTATGGCTATTTTAGGACTATTTGGACTTGATTTACTCAATGTAGAAAACCAACAAGCAGCTCAAGACCCTGCAAAAATGGGGGTTATGTTTGGTGGGTTAATGATTGCTTACGTCGTGATGATTGCCATAGTAACCGCGGTATGGAAAGCGGCAATTAGAAATCATATTTTTAATAATAGCCAATTTGAAGATGTAGCATCGTTTAAATCACAGCTTAAGCCTATTCCTTACGCCATTTTACTTTTAACCAACATGTTAGCTATTGTGTTTTCATTAGGGCTTGCTTACCCCTGGACACAAATTCGCACATCAAAAATGCTTGCCGAGGCTACAACCGTTGATATATACCCTGGCGCATTAAACTTAATAGATACAACGCAAGAGCAGCAGTCATCCTTTGCTGAGGAAGCGGCTAACGTATTTGATATTGATTTGTCGTTAACATAA